A segment of the Longimicrobiales bacterium genome:
GCCCGCGTGCGGCATCGCAACCTCAACCCGGGAGGCTTCATGGATGCAGCAGACGCCCAGGCATCACTGGAGGGTGTCCTCAAGGACGAGATCATCCGCATGTACCAGGAAGTGGCGGATGATCCGGATGCGGAGTTCCACTTCTATCACGGCCGTGAGGCCGCCGAGCTCTTCGGCTACGACAGCGATGCGCTCGACCGCGTGCCCGACGGCGCGGTGTCCTCGTTCGCTGGTGTCGGCAATCCCCATCTTCGCAGCAACATCCAGGCGGGCGAAACCGTCCTCGATCTCGGCAGCGGCGCCGGCCTCGATGCGATCATCGCCGCGCAGCGTGCCGGTCCGAGCGGCCGTGTGATCGGCGTCGACCTGAATCCGTCGATGTGCAGGAAGGCGCAGGCGAACATGGCTGCGACGGGTGCGGTGCTCGAGTGCCACGAGGGTCGCATGGAAGAGATACCGGTGCCGGACGAGTCGGTGGACGTGGTGATCTCGAATGGTGTCATCAACCTGTCGTTCCGCAAGCGTCGCGTGGTCGAGGAGATGTACCGCGTGCTGAAGGCGGGCGGACGCATCTCGATCACCGACATCGTGAGTGGCAAGGCGCTGTCGCAGTCGATCGTGAACGACCCCAAGCTCTGGGCCAGCTGAATAGGAGGCGCTCTCCTGGAAGGAGAGATGTTCCGGCTTCTCGAGGAGTCGGGTTTTCAGCGGGTGAAGTCAGCGGTGGTGCCGAACTTCCGCTTCCGCAAGCCTTCGACGCAGTCGTCCGCAGAAGCGTTCGGTGTGAAGGCCGTAATGATGACGGCGCAGAAGCCGGCGGTGGAGGTTGACACCGTTTCGTGAAGAGGGTGCCTTCCACGGTGCCGTCTGATTCCACATCGATTTCATCGCCCGGGCGCCGGCTGCGATACGACGCACCGGAGCCACGCATGAAGAACGTTGCGGCCGCCCTTGTGCTGGTGCTCGTTGCGACGGGCTGCGGCCCTGAGGTGATCGACGTGCCCGCGCCTGATGACGGCGTGGCCGTAACGGTAATCGACCCTGTCGCGCTGGAGAGCGCACCTGCTCTCGAGGTCCGCGAGGCCGTCGTCATTGATGGAGAAGGCGCGGGCTTCTCGCATCTCCCGGGCTTGGTCACGCGTGGCGACACGATCATCGCGCTCGACCAGATGGCGTGCGAGGTCTTCGTGTTCGATGGAGCGGGTCGCCTCGTGCGGCGCTTCGGCGGCGAGGGCGACGGCCCGGGCGAGCTGCGCCGGCCCGACCGCATGGCCATATCGGGTGACACGCTGTTCATCATCGATCAACGGGGACTCAGTCAGTTCCTGGTGGATGGGACCTTCCTGAGTCGCGTTGCGATCGACACGCGAGCCGCCGGCGGCACGCCGAACTTCCTCCCGCACCCCCAGTCGCTGGCGCCTGCAGACGGTCGGCTGATCACCAGTTTCTCCGGCCGGCGCTCGCGCCCGCCGGACGGTACGTTCGCCGATACCGTGCCCATTCATCCGCTGACGCGCGCGGGCGAAGTGCTACCGGCCATCGCCGGCGTGATCACGGACCACATTCATCGGGTCGACACCGGCATGGATGCCCCTGCCTTGTTCGCCGGGCGCTCGAGTTTCGTCGTCGCGCCCGGCGGCTCGATCTACGTGAGCCGGCAGGACGGCGTTCACATCGACGTGCTGTCCCGCGACGGCGAACCGATGGGCCGGCTCAGGCTCGACGTGCCGCGCCGGGAAGTGACGTCGCGCGACGTGGACAGTGCACTGAACCGAATAGAGCAGTCGTTCGGTGCAGCGGGAGTGGAAGCACTTACCGCCAAACGGAAGCGTGCGCTCCGAAGGCTGCCGTATGTTCGCTACCGCCCGGCAGTGGGCAGGATGGTGGCTGGCGAGGAGGATCTCCTGCTCGTGCAGAGGCTGGACCTGAGCCCCGTCTACCCGATGGACACGGATGAGGTGGTGTGGGACCTGGTCCGCGCTGACGCCTCGATTGAGGGCCGTATCACACTGCCCGGCCGGTTCAGGCCGTGGGTGGTTGAGCAGCGGCGCCTGACCGGAATTTACAGCGATTCCGCTGATGTGCCGACCATCGTGCAGTACGCGTGGTGACAGCCTCCCGCATATCTTTTCAGGTTTGCGAACCCACGCATGCCGAACGTATTCTGGCGCAGTGCCTGAAGGGAGGTGCCTGTGCATCCAGCACTACAACGCCGTGTCTCGGAGGTGGATACGGGTGAGCGGGCGGTCATAGCGACAGAGCCCGATGGTCGAATCGTGTATTGGAACGAGAGAGCAGAACTTCTTTATGGCTGGACCGCTGGCGAAGCTATCGGGAAAGACATCGTCGAGGTCACTCCCGGGGAACTCGCCCTGTCGGAAGCCAATGAGATCATGAACGCGCTCAATCGAGGCCAACCGTGGTCGGGCGAGTTCCTGGTCAGAGCAAAGAACGGAGCGCGGTTCACCGTTCACGTAACGGATATGCCCGTTCTGGACGAAGACAGAAATCTGCTGGGAATCGTGGGCATCTCCCGCCGTGTCGTGTATCTGAACGAATGACCGTAGGGGGCGCGCTGAACGGTCAGCCCCACTCACGCATATGGGACATTTTCCCCTGCTCGAGCACGACTCGGGTCGCGGTGCCGGTCGCGGATCCCGGCGACCCTTTCAGTTGCACGGTAAGCGTCCTGCCTGACCGGTCATGGGAGTCAGGGGCGTCGCATAGATCGCGGCACGGATACGGTTGTGCCGCGGGCCTATGCAGCAATGGTGTGGCAGAGGAAGAAGGTCGCAAAAGATTGCGAGTTCTGCGGGACGGTGTGTATTTGGTACGCAGCATATACAGCGTTAGGACGCATGAGTTCGTGAAACTAACGAGTTGTCGTGCCATGGTCGTAATCGGCGCGATCATGTCCGCGTCCGCTTGCGATCCTCCGCAAACGCCGAACGAAGCGCTCCGTTCGGATTCCTCCGCCATCCTGCGGGCGACATTGGCTCACCTCGTCGCGCGAGACTCCGGGGTACTGTTGAACCCGCGGCTAATCCCGGCCGATTCGATGTCGGTGCGCATAGCGCCCTTCTCTGAACGTCACGATAGCCTGCCCGCCTCGGCATGGCTCGATTCTATTGCTCGAACGGTTCCAGGCGCTCAGCTGATAGCAATGGACCAGGAGCTTGAGGAGATCAGTATCCTTAGTGTGTCTGCGCCGATTATCATCGGCGAAAGAGCCTACGTACACGCTGTCTACTCAACATTCAAGGATCCTTGGGGGTATTCAGGATGGTTCACACGAGCTTCTCTAGCGCTCGAACCGACGCATGGCTGGACCGTGCTCGAAACGGTCACCACGGGGACCGAGAATTAGTGCTCGAATGCGATATTCATGCGCTTTCCTGACCTCGAATGCCACGTGTTCACAGCGAAGCTGGCAGTCCGCCACTGATCCTTGGCCGTGATGCGTCCTCCACTGCACCGAAGGGTGCCATGTCGGAAGAACGTTGCGGGGACCGCATTGGATGCAGCATGCAGGGCGTCAGCAATGCGTCCTAACGTGAGCGTTGAAGCTGGCAGGCGGACATATTCTGTGCAAAGCAGCTGGTGAGAACTCGTATCGCAGTTCAAATGTCACAGGTGCTGGACGGGCCTGCAGCTTAACTTGAGGCGTTAGACCGCCTAGTTTCACACTCGATACGCTTCCAGTCGTCAAACTAGAATTCGATGTTCCAATCCTACACGTGCAAGGAGATTTGCCATGAGGCGCATCACACAGCTGTGCACGCTGGCAGTCAGCGTGCTGGCGATCAGCGCGGTAGCCGCGGAAACACTGTCCGCCCAGGCCAGCGCGAATCCGCGTCCGGAGATCGGGTTCCGCGGGGGTCTCACGGTCTACAGCGAGGATGGGAGCAGCACCAGCGTGCTGTCATTTCCGGGTGGCGGCATCTTCTTCATGTCGAGTACGGTACACGCGATGATGTTCGTGCGACCCACGCTGGCACTGGAGCCGCAGGTGGGATTCCTGCGCGTGGGCAACGATGGCGGCAGCTCCGGCCTGTTCACCGGCGCGATGCAGATCGATCAGTTCTTCGGCGACCCCTCGGCCGGCTCGGTATTCGGGCTGCTGAACGTCGGATTCACCACGGGCTTTGGCAGCGGGAGCAATGACAGCATCTATGCCGCCGGGGGTGGTGTCGGTTATCGTACGATCGTGAGCGAGACTCTTGGCGTCCGGGTGGAAGGTCGCTACAGGCGGCTGTTCGGCGATGAAGGCAGCGGCCTGAACGAGTTCAGTGTGCTGGTCGGTCTGGGCACAGTACTGGGCCATTCCGCAAGGTGACCCACAGCGAAGCAAGCAGTTACGCATGACACGATGCATCCGCGCGTTCGCGACAGCAGTAGCTCGCACACGACTAACCCCGGACTCTTTGGTTGTGTAGGACTATAGCAGATCATGTACTGCGGGTTCAGCACACCGTAAGGCTCGCTGCGCCGCCGGCGGTCCAACGTTGGGTGAAGCTGACAAGCAGATCGGTCGGCGTGAGGCCGCTGGTAGCAACTCGTATCGCAGTTCAGATGTGAGGGCGCTGGTAAGGCTCGCAGCTGACCCTTGGGCGTTAGACCACGTACGCGCGTGAACGAGACCAGCATGTCATCGCAGGGCTAAGGATCATGCATCGTGAACTCATCCATCCAAACTTGCCGTTCACCGAACAGGAGCATGCCGCGGCGTGGATACTACTTGGACGCGACGCCCACGAAGCTCTGGCGGAAACCGCCGCATTGACGGACGATATTCGAGCGCAATCCAAATCTCGGCCGGATGATAAAGACACG
Coding sequences within it:
- a CDS encoding 6-bladed beta-propeller, whose translation is MKNVAAALVLVLVATGCGPEVIDVPAPDDGVAVTVIDPVALESAPALEVREAVVIDGEGAGFSHLPGLVTRGDTIIALDQMACEVFVFDGAGRLVRRFGGEGDGPGELRRPDRMAISGDTLFIIDQRGLSQFLVDGTFLSRVAIDTRAAGGTPNFLPHPQSLAPADGRLITSFSGRRSRPPDGTFADTVPIHPLTRAGEVLPAIAGVITDHIHRVDTGMDAPALFAGRSSFVVAPGGSIYVSRQDGVHIDVLSRDGEPMGRLRLDVPRREVTSRDVDSALNRIEQSFGAAGVEALTAKRKRALRRLPYVRYRPAVGRMVAGEEDLLLVQRLDLSPVYPMDTDEVVWDLVRADASIEGRITLPGRFRPWVVEQRRLTGIYSDSADVPTIVQYAW
- a CDS encoding PAS domain-containing protein, with protein sequence MHPALQRRVSEVDTGERAVIATEPDGRIVYWNERAELLYGWTAGEAIGKDIVEVTPGELALSEANEIMNALNRGQPWSGEFLVRAKNGARFTVHVTDMPVLDEDRNLLGIVGISRRVVYLNE
- a CDS encoding methyltransferase domain-containing protein — encoded protein: ARVRHRNLNPGGFMDAADAQASLEGVLKDEIIRMYQEVADDPDAEFHFYHGREAAELFGYDSDALDRVPDGAVSSFAGVGNPHLRSNIQAGETVLDLGSGAGLDAIIAAQRAGPSGRVIGVDLNPSMCRKAQANMAATGAVLECHEGRMEEIPVPDESVDVVISNGVINLSFRKRRVVEEMYRVLKAGGRISITDIVSGKALSQSIVNDPKLWAS